From Domibacillus sp. DTU_2020_1001157_1_SI_ALB_TIR_016, a single genomic window includes:
- a CDS encoding metallophosphoesterase translates to MWKQLMTGAVLPIAAAGLYMWKEAFRNEVKETVVTDDRFPEKAPLALFFISDIHRRLVHPSIISAVKGRADAVIIGGDLCEGGVKRERIRENIKRLSSIAPVYFVPGNNDYEAGIEQLTAMLARWQVTVLKNSWAVLADDVYLLGTDDLSEGKSDKAALFHNVPVSAFKIIASHNPAFVRIIEPEDQVAVLLSGHTHGGQIRLGPWGMYEKGRWKNAGGIHMLVSNGYGTTGLPLRLGARAETHLITICRPGQTT, encoded by the coding sequence ATGTGGAAACAATTAATGACAGGTGCCGTACTTCCAATAGCGGCAGCTGGTTTATATATGTGGAAGGAAGCATTCCGAAACGAGGTAAAAGAAACGGTTGTAACTGATGATCGATTTCCGGAAAAAGCGCCGCTCGCGCTTTTTTTTATTTCCGATATTCACCGCCGCCTCGTTCATCCTTCTATTATCTCAGCCGTTAAAGGCCGCGCGGATGCTGTCATTATTGGCGGCGATTTATGCGAAGGCGGTGTAAAAAGAGAGCGTATCCGTGAGAATATCAAGCGCCTGTCTTCCATTGCACCGGTTTATTTTGTGCCGGGCAATAATGATTACGAAGCAGGTATAGAGCAATTAACGGCTATGCTTGCCCGGTGGCAGGTAACAGTATTAAAAAACAGCTGGGCGGTACTGGCGGATGATGTATACCTGCTTGGAACGGACGATTTAAGCGAAGGAAAAAGTGACAAAGCGGCTCTTTTTCACAATGTTCCAGTCAGCGCATTTAAAATTATTGCGAGCCATAATCCCGCTTTTGTCCGAATCATTGAGCCAGAGGACCAGGTAGCAGTTTTGCTTAGTGGCCACACCCATGGCGGCCAGATTCGTTTAGGCCCGTGGGGGATGTATGAGAAAGGCCGCTGGAAAAACGCGGGTGGTATTCATATGCTTGTATCAAACGGATATGGAACAACCGGACTTCCGCTTCGGCTGGGCGCCAGGGCAGAAACACACCTTATTACGATTTGCCGGCCAGGGCAGACGACTTAA
- a CDS encoding ATP-dependent DNA helicase RecQ encodes MTIDEHLRQTFGFSSFRPGQRETIESLLSGRHTLSMLPTGTGKSLCYQLPGYMLNGSVVIVSPLLSLMQDQVEQLKVRGEKRVIALNSFLQYKEKNAALLRLDRYKFIFLSPEMLQMPNVMQALRALSIALFVIDEAHCISQWGYDFRPDYSLLGKARAALGSPLTLALTATADERVRADICEKLWLDEVAEWVFSVNRPNIALEIETLGEPLQKRTRLLEWLHFLKTPGIIYFSGRRAAEEAASYLKQHGIKRSAFYHGGMDAGDRLLIQHQFLNGDVDVVCATSAFGMGINKDNVRFVIHYHMPSQIEAYLQEIGRAGRDGAPAIAVLLYVPGDEKLHEFIAESEFPDEGQIRQVTEYGFHPRDVQPPLSETQERFLIHYAKAADERGAPRGAWISRARMTLLDKKAAKRNEIKQWIESTECRRASYMRMFDEQPIEQPQCCDRCGLDHTPYKTSGGSEASEEQLDWRERLNSLLPGF; translated from the coding sequence ATGACCATTGATGAACATCTGCGCCAGACATTTGGTTTTTCTTCCTTCCGTCCCGGGCAGCGGGAAACAATTGAATCGCTGTTGAGCGGGCGTCACACCCTGAGCATGCTGCCTACCGGAACAGGCAAGTCGCTTTGTTATCAGCTTCCCGGGTATATGTTAAATGGTTCAGTTGTGATTGTTTCACCGCTTCTTTCCCTTATGCAGGATCAAGTGGAGCAATTAAAAGTAAGAGGAGAAAAGCGGGTGATTGCGCTGAATTCGTTTCTTCAGTATAAAGAAAAAAATGCGGCGCTCCTGCGGCTTGACCGTTACAAGTTTATTTTTTTATCACCGGAAATGCTGCAAATGCCGAATGTGATGCAGGCACTGCGTGCTCTTTCGATCGCTTTGTTTGTGATTGATGAAGCGCATTGTATTTCACAATGGGGATACGATTTTCGCCCGGATTATAGTTTGCTCGGCAAGGCCCGCGCAGCGCTTGGCAGCCCGCTTACTCTTGCACTGACAGCAACGGCTGACGAACGAGTCCGGGCGGATATTTGTGAAAAGCTTTGGCTCGATGAGGTGGCAGAATGGGTATTTTCTGTGAACCGGCCGAATATCGCACTTGAAATTGAAACGCTGGGAGAGCCGCTGCAAAAAAGAACCCGGCTGTTAGAATGGCTGCATTTTTTGAAAACACCAGGCATCATTTATTTCTCGGGAAGAAGAGCTGCAGAAGAAGCGGCTTCCTACTTGAAACAGCATGGTATAAAACGGTCCGCTTTTTACCACGGCGGAATGGATGCAGGCGACCGCTTATTGATTCAGCATCAATTTTTAAACGGCGATGTAGATGTGGTATGTGCAACAAGCGCATTTGGAATGGGAATCAATAAAGATAATGTCCGTTTTGTTATTCACTATCACATGCCGTCACAAATAGAAGCTTATTTACAGGAGATTGGCCGGGCAGGACGGGACGGGGCTCCGGCGATTGCGGTTCTTTTGTATGTGCCCGGAGATGAGAAGCTGCACGAATTTATCGCAGAATCTGAATTCCCTGATGAAGGGCAGATCCGCCAGGTAACAGAATACGGCTTTCATCCGCGAGATGTACAGCCGCCGCTTTCGGAAACGCAGGAACGCTTTTTGATCCACTATGCAAAAGCTGCCGATGAACGCGGCGCACCAAGAGGAGCATGGATCAGTAGAGCACGAATGACACTTCTTGACAAAAAAGCGGCTAAGCGGAATGAGATCAAGCAGTGGATTGAGTCAACAGAGTGCCGCCGTGCCTCTTACATGCGTATGTTTGATGAACAACCGATTGAGCAGCCGCAGTGCTGTGACCGCTGCGGGCTTGATCATACGCCGTACAAAACGAGCGGCGGGAGCGAAGCATCCGAGGAGCAGCTGGACTGGCGGGAACGGCTAAATAGTTTGTTGCCAGGATTTTAA
- a CDS encoding YpdA family putative bacillithiol disulfide reductase, whose amino-acid sequence MKTEECIIVGGGPCGLAAAIALKETGKNPLVIEKGNVVNAIYGYPTHQTFFSSSEKLAIGDVPFIIEERKPHRNQALVYYREVVKRKELRINRFEQVERVDKQESGLFHVYTSKGSYETPYVVIATGYYDHPNYMNIPGEEMDHVFHYFKEAHPFFDTDTVVIGGKNSSVDAALELHKAGARVTVLYRGSTYSPSIKPWILPEFEALVRNGEIGMVFDANVKKIDRETLTYEVRGDEHTIKSDFVFAMTGYHPDHAFLKKMGVEIDDITGRPIYNEATKETNVENIFIAGVIAAGNNANEIFIENGRFHGGEIAAAIRKKEEDGA is encoded by the coding sequence ATGAAAACCGAAGAATGCATTATTGTGGGCGGCGGGCCATGCGGGCTTGCAGCTGCGATAGCACTAAAGGAAACAGGCAAAAATCCGCTTGTAATTGAAAAAGGAAATGTTGTGAATGCTATTTATGGCTATCCAACCCATCAGACGTTTTTCAGTTCAAGTGAGAAGCTTGCGATTGGTGATGTGCCTTTTATTATTGAAGAGCGGAAGCCTCATCGAAACCAGGCGCTTGTTTATTACCGGGAAGTTGTGAAACGGAAAGAGCTGCGGATCAACCGGTTCGAACAGGTTGAGCGTGTGGACAAACAAGAAAGCGGGCTTTTCCATGTATATACGTCTAAAGGATCATATGAAACACCTTATGTGGTGATTGCAACAGGATATTACGATCATCCTAATTATATGAATATCCCCGGAGAAGAAATGGACCACGTTTTTCATTACTTTAAAGAAGCCCACCCTTTCTTCGATACAGATACAGTCGTTATCGGCGGAAAAAATTCATCGGTAGACGCAGCACTTGAACTTCATAAAGCGGGAGCCAGAGTAACGGTTCTTTACCGGGGAAGCACGTATTCTCCAAGCATAAAGCCTTGGATTTTACCGGAATTTGAAGCACTCGTTCGAAATGGTGAGATTGGGATGGTTTTTGACGCGAACGTGAAAAAAATTGACCGGGAAACGCTAACGTATGAAGTGCGTGGTGACGAGCATACCATTAAAAGTGATTTTGTGTTTGCCATGACTGGCTATCATCCAGACCATGCTTTTTTAAAAAAAATGGGCGTTGAAATTGATGACATTACAGGCCGGCCTATTTATAATGAGGCAACCAAAGAAACAAATGTTGAAAATATCTTTATTGCGGGTGTGATTGCTGCCGGCAATAATGCGAATGAAATTTTTATTGAAAACGGCCGTTTTCACGGTGGTGAAATCGCGGCTGCCATTCGGAAAAAAGAAGAAGACGGGGCGTAA
- a CDS encoding MerR family transcriptional regulator, giving the protein MTEGKYNIKAVSTLTGIQPGTLRAWERRYAILEPVRNEAGHRLYTEEHIRKLKWLSEKVQQGFTISQAAALLDQHEDTHTSLQHVEASQHEALSEELLQALLRFDEVKAQELINKAFALYTIDNVTINILAPLLVRIGTLWEEGKITTAHEHFATSILRARIGMVMHSFPHNGVLPKVVAVCGPDEWHEVGLLIFTLFVRRLGYEVVYLGASLKEGDIFTVLQTVKPRFVFLSCTLRQNLEPTLQLAEDIKETYPDMHIGVGGTATAGPIPEHAGQYIVGTTQSEWSEWMNSRL; this is encoded by the coding sequence ATGACTGAAGGGAAATACAATATAAAAGCGGTATCGACGTTAACCGGGATTCAGCCTGGTACTCTCCGCGCATGGGAACGGCGTTATGCCATTTTGGAACCAGTCCGAAATGAAGCAGGTCACCGGCTTTATACGGAAGAACATATTCGAAAGCTGAAGTGGCTTTCGGAAAAAGTACAGCAGGGCTTTACAATCAGCCAGGCCGCCGCTCTTCTCGATCAGCATGAAGATACTCATACGAGTCTTCAGCATGTTGAAGCAAGCCAGCATGAAGCGCTGTCTGAAGAGCTGCTTCAAGCGCTGCTTCGGTTCGATGAAGTTAAAGCACAGGAGCTAATCAACAAGGCTTTTGCACTTTATACAATAGATAACGTAACCATTAATATTTTAGCTCCATTGCTCGTCCGAATTGGAACGCTTTGGGAGGAAGGCAAGATTACGACTGCTCATGAACACTTTGCCACCTCTATTTTGCGTGCGCGTATCGGAATGGTCATGCATTCGTTTCCTCACAACGGAGTTCTGCCGAAAGTAGTGGCGGTCTGCGGGCCGGATGAGTGGCATGAGGTCGGCCTGCTCATTTTCACCCTGTTTGTCAGACGTCTTGGCTACGAAGTGGTTTATCTGGGGGCAAGCCTGAAAGAAGGCGATATCTTTACAGTGCTCCAAACAGTAAAGCCAAGATTCGTTTTTCTTTCTTGTACACTCCGCCAGAATTTGGAGCCGACTTTGCAGCTTGCAGAGGATATCAAAGAAACGTACCCTGATATGCATATTGGTGTTGGGGGTACAGCGACGGCAGGTCCTATTCCCGAGCATGCCGGCCAGTATATCGTCGGCACCACTCAAAGCGAATGGAGCGAGTGGATGAACAGCCGTCTATAA
- a CDS encoding asparaginase translates to MSKKHILLLHTGGTISMKENAAGSVAPDGANPIAEVVHIPGVEARYTVKEPFQLPSPHMNVEKMLVLKQEIEASDADGVVITHGTDTMEETAFFLHLTLNTVIPVVLTGAMRSSNEAGADGIPNLIAAVKTAASCDARDKGVLVVMNDSIHSAEFVTKTNSGSLDSFQSPSSGPIGTVLKSGPYFFFAPLKRKTYAVKELHYRVPILKAYAGMDAFLIEQLAARCDGVVIEAMGQGNVPPEAAKALLPLIRSGFPVVITSRCESGMVQPVYSYEGGGAALKEAGAFFAGGLNGPKARLKLIAALSAGYSEQLQHVFL, encoded by the coding sequence ATGTCGAAAAAACACATTTTACTGCTACATACCGGCGGAACGATTTCCATGAAAGAAAATGCAGCCGGAAGCGTAGCTCCAGATGGTGCCAACCCTATTGCCGAAGTGGTCCATATCCCCGGGGTTGAAGCACGTTATACGGTAAAAGAGCCATTCCAGCTCCCTTCTCCCCACATGAATGTAGAGAAGATGCTCGTGCTGAAACAGGAAATCGAGGCATCCGATGCAGATGGCGTCGTGATCACACATGGCACTGACACGATGGAAGAAACCGCGTTTTTTCTCCACTTAACGCTGAATACGGTTATTCCTGTTGTGCTGACAGGTGCGATGCGCTCAAGCAATGAGGCAGGTGCAGACGGCATCCCCAATTTAATAGCTGCTGTTAAAACAGCGGCCAGCTGCGATGCGCGCGATAAAGGAGTGCTGGTCGTGATGAATGACAGTATTCACAGTGCTGAATTTGTGACAAAAACCAATTCAGGCAGCCTTGATTCCTTTCAAAGCCCTAGCAGCGGGCCCATTGGTACGGTTTTAAAAAGCGGACCCTACTTTTTCTTTGCACCGCTCAAAAGAAAAACATACGCGGTAAAAGAGCTGCATTACCGCGTACCCATTTTAAAAGCATATGCTGGAATGGATGCTTTTTTGATTGAGCAGCTGGCTGCCCGTTGTGATGGAGTCGTCATCGAAGCGATGGGACAGGGGAATGTGCCGCCTGAAGCTGCTAAAGCACTTCTTCCACTGATTCGATCTGGGTTTCCAGTCGTCATTACTTCAAGATGTGAAAGTGGAATGGTCCAGCCTGTTTATTCCTATGAAGGCGGAGGAGCTGCCCTCAAAGAAGCGGGTGCTTTTTTTGCCGGCGGCTTAAATGGCCCTAAAGCCCGATTAAAGCTGATTGCCGCTCTATCAGCAGGATATAGCGAGCAGCTGCAGCACGTATTTCTGTAA